Proteins encoded by one window of Dokdonella sp.:
- a CDS encoding IS3 family transposase (programmed frameshift): MATKTAGRKARRSRFSAEFKQQALLRAVKDGVPAAAQELGLAPAQLYAWRSKAQQQGQNDEAQRLQQSELARLRRELARVEEENAFPKKGGGVLREAAEVKYATMREHEGEFAVRLMCRVLSVSASGYYDWRKRGASKRAQARAALDAQVEAEFKAHKGRAGAPRLSRHLHRGRRQVAMSLRRQGLRAKAARKFTATTNSNHALPVAENRLQQNFTVERANQAWVGDITFIGTDEGWLYLAVVMDLYSRRIVGWSMGDRMPASLVCDALRMALFNRRMPRGVLMHTDRGSQYCSHEHRDLLDQHGLIASMSAKGNCYDNAAMESWNHSLKVEAIHGERFATREQARAHVFEYIEVDYNRNRLHSTLGYLSPEQFEQANAA, encoded by the exons ATGGCAACGAAGACGGCAGGACGGAAGGCGCGGCGGTCGCGCTTCAGCGCGGAGTTCAAGCAGCAGGCATTGCTGAGGGCGGTGAAGGACGGGGTGCCGGCGGCGGCGCAGGAGCTGGGCCTGGCGCCGGCGCAGCTGTACGCGTGGCGATCCAAGGCGCAGCAGCAGGGCCAGAACGACGAAGCGCAGCGGCTGCAGCAGTCAGAGCTGGCGCGGCTGCGGCGTGAGCTGGCGCGGGTGGAAGAGGAGAACGCCTTCC CTAAAAAAGGCGGCGGCGTACTTCGCGAAGCAGCCGAAGTGAAGTACGCAACGATGAGGGAACACGAGGGCGAGTTCGCGGTGCGGTTGATGTGCCGGGTGCTGTCGGTGTCGGCGAGCGGGTACTACGACTGGCGCAAGCGGGGCGCATCGAAGCGGGCACAGGCGCGAGCCGCGCTGGATGCGCAGGTGGAAGCGGAGTTCAAGGCCCACAAGGGCCGCGCCGGTGCGCCGCGGCTGTCGCGTCACCTGCATCGAGGACGTCGGCAGGTGGCGATGAGCCTGCGTCGTCAGGGCCTGCGTGCCAAGGCCGCGCGGAAGTTCACGGCGACGACGAACTCGAACCACGCGCTGCCGGTGGCGGAGAACCGGCTGCAGCAGAACTTCACGGTGGAGCGGGCCAATCAGGCATGGGTGGGCGACATCACGTTCATCGGCACGGACGAGGGCTGGCTGTACCTGGCGGTGGTGATGGACCTGTACTCGCGTCGGATCGTGGGCTGGTCGATGGGCGATCGCATGCCGGCCTCGTTGGTGTGCGACGCGCTGCGCATGGCGCTGTTCAACCGCAGGATGCCGCGCGGCGTCCTCATGCACACCGATCGCGGCAGCCAGTACTGCTCGCACGAGCACCGCGACCTCCTCGACCAGCATGGCCTGATCGCCAGCATGAGCGCCAAAGGCAACTGCTACGACAACGCGGCGATGGAAAGCTGGAACCACAGCCTCAAGGTCGAGGCGATCCACGGCGAGCGCTTCGCCACGCGCGAGCAGGCGCGTGCGCACGTGTTCGAGTACATCGAGGTTGACTACAATCGAAACCGCCTGCACTCGACTCTTGGCTATCTCAGTCCGGAGCAGTTCGAGCAGGCAAACGCTGCTTAG